The sequence CGATGATCTCCGGGGGCATTCCGATGAACGGCGAGGCTGAGGGTTTCAAAACCACCGTGCTGGCGGAGAGTGGGCCGCGGAAGTCCCCGGACAGCGCCGCAGCCGAACTGCGCCGCTGGGCCGGTGCGAGTTTCGACCACTTCGACATCGTCGAACCGCTTGCGCGAGGAGGGATGGGGGCAGTGTTCGTCGCTCACGATCGCTCCCTCGACCGTCGCGTAGCCATCAAGGTGCTACCCGAGGACTTCGCTGGCGATGCCCAACTGCAGGAGCGATTCATCCGCGAAGCTCGCGCCCAGGCGCGTCTCAACTCGCGGCACGTCGCCCACATCTACTTCATCGGTCGCACGCCGCCCGGGGCCAATGGTCGCCCGTCGCTGTACTTCGCGATGGAGCTGGTCGAGGGCGGAGCACTCGAAGCGGTCCTCGACGCGGGGGAGCGCCTGGACCCCGAACGCGCGCGCACACTGATGCTGCAGGTTGCTCGCGGTCTGGCCGACGCGTGGCGCGCGGGCATCGTTCATCGGGACATCAAACCGAGCAACTTGCTGCTGAGCGCCGACGGTGACGTGAAGATCGCCGACTTTGGTGTTGCCAAACCAGTCAATACCACCGACGCGAAGATCACCCAGGAAGGCGCCGTGGTGGGCAGCCCCCTCTACATGGCGCCGGAGCAAGCACGCGGAGAGGACATCGACTTCCGAGCGGACATGTACGCCTTGGGATGTTCCTTCTACCACTTGCTCAGCGGTCGGCCTCCGTTCGACGGCAAGACTCCGCTGGCCATCGTCAGCAAGCACCTGACGGAGGAACCTGAAGCCATCGAGCGCCTAGTCCCCGAAATTCCGAGGGGCCTAGCCAGGATCATCGAGAGCCTGCTGGCGAAACAGCCCGGCCAACGCCCAGGGAGCTACGACGAGCTGATAGCCGACCTGGAGCGCGCCGCCCCCGAGCGGATACGTCACGGCGGGTTCTGGGTGCGTGGCGCCGCTGTGGGCATCGACGTCGCGATGGCCGGAGCGGTGATCGGACTGCTGGGTCTGCCTGGTTTGGCGCTGCACTTGGCCTACATCACCGCGGCCCATGCCACCTGGGGGCAGACGGCTGGCAAGTACCTGATGAGCCTGCGCGTACGCGGTGTGGACGGCAAACCCCTGGGCTGGGGCCGCTCCCTCGCGCGCACGATCGCCAGCATGTGGCTCCCGTTCTTGGCGGGACTGGTCATCTTGCTGACCCAGGGGCGAGGTGGGCTGACCCTGGCCGTTCAGCAGATCCAGCTGTCGAACGTGGACGCATTTCAGGCACTGGTGCTGGCCGTTGCGGTGAGCAATGTGCTCCTCAGCCTGCTGTACGCTGCGGGGTTGGCGCTAGCGGCCTTCCATCCCAGGAAACGCGCAGTGCACGACCTGGTCGTCGGCTCTGAAGTCGTCTACCGCCTGCGTTGAGCGCTCCTGGAGCGCCGAACCTCGCTGTTCTGGGCAATCCAGCGGTACGAGAAGGTGGGATACGCCACTGGAAAACGTTTCCACGACCGGCACGGTCCGCTATCCTTCCAGGGTTCCTTTCACGTCTTCGAAGGAGGCTAGCCGTGACGGTAGCGAACCCCATCCGAACCCTCATCAGCGCCGCTGCGGCGGTCTTGCTTCCTGTTGCACTGGCGCTGCCCGGCTGCGGGAGTGACGACGGAGGCGGCGGCGGGGGCACCCCCAAGCAAGACGCTGGCACCGGCGGCGCCGGCGGCCAGGCCGGTAGCGGCGGCACCAGCGGCAACCCAGGCGGCGTGTGCTTCTTGACGAACTGCTCCAGCGACCAAGAGTGCGCGGGTTGTTCCTTCGACCGCACCAAATGCGACACGGCCACGAAGCGCTGCATCGCGTGCAACCCGTCCACGGGCGAAGGTTGCCCCGCCGGCAAGATCTGCTCGTCTTTCGGTACCTGCACCGACAAGGAATGCCAGACGGACGCCAACGGCGAGCCGACCATCACCTGCACCAGCAACGCAGACTGCCTCGGCTGCGATCCCAAGCATCAACTGTGTGACACGGCCTCGGGCAAGTGCGTCGCCTGCACCGACGACAACACGAGTCTGTGCTCGCCGACGGACGTCTGCGACAACAACAAGTGCGCGAACAAGTGCCCCGGCAGCTGCACGACCGACAATGAGTGCTCGCGCTGCGAGACCACCAACGGCAAGAAAGCCAAGGGCTGCTTCAACCACGTGTGCGCGGAGTGCTCGGACACCTACGCCTGCCCCGCGGGTCTCGAGTGCAAGAAGGGCACCTGCGTGAAGCCCTGCGGCTTGGCGGGTAGCACCAGCGGCGCGTGCACGGACAACACCAACTGCGAAGGTTGCGGCGACGCCACCAACCCGTGGAAGTGCAAATTCCCGATCAACGGCGGTGTCTATGGCACCTGCTCCCCGTCTGCAGCGGGCTGTTCGGATCTGGGCCCCGGTGTGGCGGTGCTGCCCCCGCCCTTCGACAAGGTGACCAACACCTGCTCGAAGGACACGGACTGCAACGGTGTCGGCATCCAGTACAACGTCGGTGAAGCCATTCGCGATTTGATCGGCGGACCCGAGATCGACGTCGCGGGCAAGAAGATCAAGATCCAGGACGCCGTGGTGAACTACAACATGCCGGCCTGCGCCAGCGTGAAGATCACCGAGAGCATCAAGTGCGGCGTCTGCGTTCCCTGTCGTGAAGACTCGGACTGCGCGAAGATCGAGCTCGACCCGCTCATCGCCAGTCTGTTCAAGGGTGACCCCCTCGCCACCATCGCTGGCAAGCTCTTGATCGACTTGCTCTACGGCGAGAACAAAGACCACAGCCTGCATTTCCAGTGCCTGGGTATCGCGGGTGGTTACGGCGTGTGCATCCCCTGCGCCAACCCCACCAAGGCGTGTGGCGGCGGGACCGGAAGCGGCGGAAGCTGCAACCACGATCCCTGTGCGGCAGGCGGCCCCCTCAGCAGCACCTGCGACACCTGCGCCGCGGCCGTCTGCGCCGTCGACTCCTTCTGCTGCGGCGGAAGTGACGGCACTGGCACTTGGGACACCCTGTGCGTGAACAAGGCCAAGCAGCTATGCGCCTCCTGCGGCGGCGGGGGCGGCACTTGTGATCACAGCGCATGTGCCGAAGGTGGAGCGCTGAGCGAAACCTGCGGCGCCTGCGAGAAGGAAGTCTGTCAGGGCGACGCCTTCTGCTGCGACTCGCAATTCGGCAAGTGGGACAACTACTGCGTGGACGAGGCGAAGCAGGCGGCCGCCTGCAACTGCCCCTGAGCCGTGACGTGGTTCCGCCCCCGGTCGCGCTGACCGGGACCACAGACGTCG comes from Polyangiaceae bacterium and encodes:
- a CDS encoding protein kinase translates to MQASHAMISGGIPMNGEAEGFKTTVLAESGPRKSPDSAAAELRRWAGASFDHFDIVEPLARGGMGAVFVAHDRSLDRRVAIKVLPEDFAGDAQLQERFIREARAQARLNSRHVAHIYFIGRTPPGANGRPSLYFAMELVEGGALEAVLDAGERLDPERARTLMLQVARGLADAWRAGIVHRDIKPSNLLLSADGDVKIADFGVAKPVNTTDAKITQEGAVVGSPLYMAPEQARGEDIDFRADMYALGCSFYHLLSGRPPFDGKTPLAIVSKHLTEEPEAIERLVPEIPRGLARIIESLLAKQPGQRPGSYDELIADLERAAPERIRHGGFWVRGAAVGIDVAMAGAVIGLLGLPGLALHLAYITAAHATWGQTAGKYLMSLRVRGVDGKPLGWGRSLARTIASMWLPFLAGLVILLTQGRGGLTLAVQQIQLSNVDAFQALVLAVAVSNVLLSLLYAAGLALAAFHPRKRAVHDLVVGSEVVYRLR